The DNA segment ccgCAACATTCATAGGATAGcaagttcaatatggacaaggaaTTCAACCCAACATTCCTTGTAGGAGAGTATATACAAATGTAGGCCTGTTGTTAATATGAAGACATATtagtaacaaaaataaaattatatatgggGGATAAATGATAATGTTTCTCTGGAAAGAAAGAGTAATCTTGTGTACTGAACTGTTCTGAATGGCTTACAGCTGGTCATATCATTATCCGAGGATGGTGTGAGAACTCAAATTCTTCATTTGACATTGGAAAGTTTCCGCTCAATCAGAAGAAATCACGGCCTGCACATAAGACCAAGTTGAAGGAACAGGGAAGCCATACAAAGAAGGCCTGCAAGCAAGACAACAGAATGACTCTACGGTTTGAAGTTGATGACACTGGCTGTGGTAGGAATCTTAAAATTGATAAATCCATTGTAAAATTAGACACTGTTTTTGAATACATTTAACATTAGTTTACATGTTTTAGGTATTGATCCAAGCAAGTGGGAGTCCGTATTTGAAAGCTTTGAGCAAGCCGACCCCTCAACAACACGAACGTAAGTAAAACCAACAGGCTTCATCGTCCACAAATGAATCTGCCAATATCTTTGATAAACATGCAGCCTGTTGTCTGTTCTTGAGCTGGCACAAAATAAAGAGAATCCATATGATGAAAACTATAAACCATTAATCAAAAAATTCGAAACTGAAATCTCTTGAAAATTATTCTGAATCTTTTGCTAATTTCAGGCATGGTGGCACTGGTCTTGGGTTATGCATTGTGCGGACCCTGGTGAGTAAAATTatcctgatatatatatattgatgatgcaTGGGTTATAAATCATCAATGGCTTATAACTGAAAACAACATATATGTTGTGTACCATCCATAAGGCAGTAAGTTTAGAGGTTTGGGGGGGACGGCGCAATGGTTCCTACAAAATAAGGGTAATCCCACATCTAAAAGATGGTAAGGTGTGAATGCATAgctattattaatttatgagaGTTGGAAACCAAAACATTGCACAATGTGAGTAAGTGTGAGAGCATCGTTGGCTGCATTGTGGTATCGGTATCGAGATTGTTATTGTagaattaaatgattaaattcgCCTCGTTCAATGAGTTTAAGCTGTTGAGAcaaatgttaatttaaaaatcatgGTATCATAGTACAGATACTATGTTTGAACCCTGGCTAGTTTGCAATCCATTTTTGATAGTGGATTTCTTGTGGCAATTGACTGAGCTATATTGAAAATCTGTCTTGTGGcgcttgcttttttattttttctctatgcAGGCATGTGCACACTGCAATTTCTcgagtttttgaagttttttttttctttttttcttttttttacctCTAGGCTATCAGCTGCATGTCCATGATTTTGCCAAATTGTCCTGAacagaaaattttaaatcaaactaAGGTTTTGTGGGGGTGAAAATGAaggttttatcttattattttctAGGTTTTGTATCCCCACGTAATGCAAAAATCTCTTTGTTCAATTCACAATTATACTGTTGATGACAGGTTAACAAGATGGGCGGAGAAATCAAGGTCGCAAAGAAGGATGGTCCAGGCACTCTAATGCAACTATACTTGCTTCTCACTACACCTGTAGATGGCACAGAACAACATTGCCAAGTAGATTTTTCAAAGCAGAATCTAGTAGTGAGTAAAATTTGTTTTGTCTGAATACTATGTGAAAACCTGTGCAGATCACCTATgcaactataaaaaataaagagctTATCCATTCGAATTATGAATGCAGGTGCTACTTGCACTACGTGGCAGAATGGGTAGATTGATTATGTCCCAGTGGTTACATAAAATTGGACTGTTCACTGTGGAAGCATCTGAATGGAATGAATTGACCCAAATTCTAAGGGAACTCTTCCGTATCAGAAGTTCAGTTTATAATAATGGCTTTGATGCTCAATTTTCACTAAGTGAACCCTTGAGTACTAAAGTAATGAACATAAAAGACATGAGGAACCCGGCCTTCATCATACTTGTGGATATAGGACTACTTGACTTGAGCACGGATATATGGAAGGAACAACTTAACTTTCTTGACAGTTACTTTGGAAAAGCAAGGTTTGCTTGGATGCTTAGTCATGATACTCCCAATGCCATAAAGATGGAGCTCCGCAGAAAGGGACATATGTTGATGGTGAATATGCCACTCTACAAGGAAAAGATGATACACATTCTGGAAGCTGTCATAAAGGAGAGAAATCTTGAAGGGCAGAAAAAAAGTTCAAATACTTTGAGAACTACCAAAGAAGGTGATCTACACGAATATCTTGAGATTGATGCCACACAATTTGATGTCGCCAGCTCTGATGATTCTGATATTTCTGAAATTGGTAGTTCTAATTCTGTAAGTGGGTCTCAGACTGGGGAAAAACGAAGAGAGAGGCTTAGAAAACCTGGTTCTTCCGGATACCAGGCAATTAACAATTGTTTAGTTGAACTCACCCGCGTATATTCAGAAGAAAACTATTCAACAGAAAGAGATCCATGTCATGTCAGGCTCAATTCTCACGATGTTCAAAATGAAGAACCTAAATGTTGCACAAGAGCCTCCCTTTCATCAGAAGCTCAAAGCGAAAGTTCCGAACAACATTTGGTTATCAGCTGTCCTACAGCACAAGGTAATATATATTCAAGTAAAGCTGCGAATGAACAGAAGTCCCTTGAAGGCGTACGAATATTGCTTGCAGAAGATAACCCAGTACTCCAGAGAGTTGCAAGTATAATGCTGGAAAAATTGGGGGCAACAGTGTTCGCTGTCGGAGATGGACTTCAGGCAGTAGACGCTCTGAATTGCATACTTGGTGCAGAAGATTGTATAAGGGAGTCTATCTTTGAAGATAGAAACACTAGAACTCAAACAGAAATCAAGGATTTTCCTTCATATGACTTGATCCTAATGGATTGCCAAGTAAGAATCTAAGACAATTCACTTTTCTGATGCTCTCGTGCCTTGGTTATCCCAATATATTAATCAAATAGAAAATGCATGGGTTCTATTCGAACATTTGAGAGTAAACTATAATCAATTTTAAGAGGAATTCTTATTAAAAACCCCCAGACCAGTTTGTTTCATTTGGTAAGTAGCATAATGCGTGTGCTTAGATTGACACATAGCATGAAATTTCTAAACCTTTGTCTTCTTGACAAAACAGATGCCAAAGATGGATGGTTATGAAGCAACAGAAATAATCAGGAAATCAGAAGCTGGGACCGGGCTACACATTCCCATTGTTGCACTTACCGCCCATGCAATGTCTTCAGATGAAGCCAAGTGCTTGGAAGTGGGCATGGATGCTTATCTAACAAAACCAATTGACTACAAGCTGATGGTTTCCACCATTCTTTCACTCACTAAAAGAACAGCCTAACTTTCGCATCAAGCAAGAGCTAACCAACCTGTAGCTTATGCAGCCTTCGGATGTAAAGTTTGATAGCAGCAAGTAATTAATGAGAAAATGCAGTTTTACTTGGGAAATATGGATGCAGATCCATTGTCCAAGTCCAGCATATATAATA comes from the Carya illinoinensis cultivar Pawnee chromosome 8, C.illinoinensisPawnee_v1, whole genome shotgun sequence genome and includes:
- the LOC122318826 gene encoding histidine kinase 1-like isoform X3, which encodes MCWIEYQVLQLLGEDKAVQLHAVEESFTGTLSDKIINSSMVMLAILIGLLTILTWHFTRIYTTKSLNSLAYGLRNELLQRPISRMWNIINSTTEITTAQLKLSEYVFRRYNKPATQAEQVEQLYEVMRDITWALFASRKALNAITINYKNGFVQAFHRDHRSNNTFYIYSDLTNYSISAGGSNEINLLSSHQSWKDQSIHGNISAIWYQEPLDPVTGEKIGKAKPIPPDDLIKIAGLSQVPDGVASWHVAVSKYTDSPLLSAALPVWDPSNESIVAVVGVTTALYSVGQLMKELVEVHSGHIYLTSKEGYLLATSTNAPLLTNTTKGPKLMMAVDSEEKVIKMGARWLQGAYGNNFSQRHEIHAENARLGQEQYFIDSFFLKLKRLPLVGVIIIPRKNIMGKVDERAFKTLVILISASLCILFIGCICIFILTNGVSKEMKLRAELISHLDARRRAEASSNYKSQFLANMSHELRTPMAAVIGLLDILISDDCLTNEQFSTVTQIRKCSTALLRLLNNILDLSKVESGKLVLEETEFDLGRELEGLVDMFSVQCINHNVETVLDLSDNMPKIVRGDSARVVQIFANLISNSLKFTTSGHIIIRGWCENSNSSFDIGKFPLNQKKSRPAHKTKLKEQGSHTKKACKQDNRMTLRFEVDDTGCGIDPSKWESVFESFEQADPSTTRTHGGTGLGLCIVRTLVNKMGGEIKVAKKDGPGTLMQLYLLLTTPVDGTEQHCQVDFSKQNLVVLLALRGRMGRLIMSQWLHKIGLFTVEASEWNELTQILRELFRIRSSVYNNGFDAQFSLSEPLSTKVMNIKDMRNPAFIILVDIGLLDLSTDIWKEQLNFLDSYFGKARFAWMLSHDTPNAIKMELRRKGHMLMVNMPLYKEKMIHILEAVIKERNLEGQKKSSNTLRTTKEGDLHEYLEIDATQFDVASSDDSDISEIGSSNSVSGSQTGEKRRERLRKPGSSGYQAINNCLVELTRVYSEENYSTERDPCHVRLNSHDVQNEEPKCCTRASLSSEAQSESSEQHLVISCPTAQGNIYSSKAANEQKSLEGVRILLAEDNPVLQRVASIMLEKLGATVFAVGDGLQAVDALNCILGAEDCIRESIFEDRNTRTQTEIKDFPSYDLILMDCQMPKMDGYEATEIIRKSEAGTGLHIPIVALTAHAMSSDEAKCLEVGMDAYLTKPIDYKLMVSTILSLTKRTA